GAACTGGTAGAGACCCTCACCGAAGGTTTTGATGTCGCGCTCTACAAAAGCTGGAAGGATTTTCATGAGGACAATCCTCGAGAGCCTGTCGGCCAGTTCAAAGGGCATCCTCCTCAGGTTGCCCAGTATCTCGTCCTCCCTCTTCCTGACCTCAGCCAGGGTCTTCCTCGGTGTTTCTGGTATGGCAACGACGAAGAGCCAGTCCTCCGGCATCTCACCCCTGAAAATAAGGGGAGGGACCACCTTCTCGCGCTTGTCCACAGGGAAGCCTCCCTCGTAGATAAAGCCGCCGACCTTAACCGCGTAGAAGCCGAGGGCCGTTATTAGGCCACGCCTCATCGCGAGGGCAATCTCATCGAGCGAGAGGTTGAGGTTGTAGAGCTCGCTAACTGCCTTTCCAAGGCTCAAGGCCAGGGTCGTATGGAAGCCTATTCCGACCCACTTAGGGATGTAACTCTTAATGGTAACCTCAACCGGAGGAAAGTCGTAGCTTTCTCTGAAACGTTTGAGGAACCTGAGAGCATCTTCATCGTTTGAGGTGTCCTTCTC
The window above is part of the Thermococcus sp. genome. Proteins encoded here:
- a CDS encoding beta-ribofuranosylaminobenzene 5'-phosphate synthase family protein, giving the protein MIRISAPAHLHTGNPDLSGDMGRLYGTIGFAIETPRLEIVVREAEKDTSNDEDALRFLKRFRESYDFPPVEVTIKSYIPKWVGIGFHTTLALSLGKAVSELYNLNLSLDEIALAMRRGLITALGFYAVKVGGFIYEGGFPVDKREKVVPPLIFRGEMPEDWLFVVAIPETPRKTLAEVRKREDEILGNLRRMPFELADRLSRIVLMKILPAFVERDIKTFGEGLYQFNHLLGEFWSDYQENVYCCDVVNEGIKLMLDKAYCACQTSWGPTFYGLIEGEAQAEELRAMVESFLRENGDGGEVFITRTDNRGMVVERG